In Arthrobacter sp. B3I9, the following are encoded in one genomic region:
- a CDS encoding VOC family protein: MTLVLNKATTVLPVDDAARARHFYADTLGLPHRGVADDGSDLFGSDGGPMLQLMPVRDGKHSDHTTLSFEVSEIEKTVEEMESKGVQFQDYNLPDLKTENHICTTESEKCAWFMDSEHNILCVHENRTSAADYRI, from the coding sequence ATGACCCTAGTACTCAATAAAGCCACAACGGTCCTGCCAGTTGACGATGCGGCGCGTGCCCGGCATTTCTACGCCGACACGCTGGGGCTCCCGCACCGTGGCGTGGCGGACGACGGAAGCGATTTATTCGGCAGCGACGGCGGCCCCATGCTGCAGCTCATGCCAGTCAGGGACGGAAAGCATTCCGATCACACCACCCTGAGTTTCGAAGTCAGCGAGATCGAGAAGACGGTCGAGGAGATGGAATCGAAGGGGGTCCAGTTCCAGGACTACAACCTCCCGGATCTCAAGACGGAGAACCACATCTGCACGACGGAGTCGGAGAAGTGCGCCTGGTTCATGGACTCCGAGCACAATATCCTCTGCGTGCACGAGAACCGCACCTCGGCGGCGGACTACCGGATCTGA
- a CDS encoding TetR/AcrR family transcriptional regulator — protein sequence MPSTATPTKRGRPGYDQQSVLAIAVEVFNRHGYDATSMGILAENLGISKSAIYHHVPSKGDLLKLALDHALGGLEAILDQPGATSGSAEARLEFVVRQTISVLVERLPFVTLLLRLRGNTEIERDALERRRTFDHKVAALISEARDVGSLRQDIDPRTVTRLLFGTINSIVEWYKPGGSLSPEKLADDVITMAFHGLHAPQ from the coding sequence ATGCCCAGCACAGCAACTCCCACAAAACGCGGCCGCCCCGGCTATGACCAGCAGTCGGTGCTGGCGATCGCCGTCGAGGTCTTCAACCGGCACGGTTACGACGCGACGTCGATGGGCATCCTTGCCGAGAACCTGGGCATCTCCAAGTCGGCGATCTACCACCACGTGCCGTCCAAGGGCGACCTGCTGAAGCTGGCCCTCGACCACGCTTTGGGCGGGCTCGAAGCGATCCTGGACCAGCCCGGGGCCACCTCGGGCTCGGCCGAGGCCCGGCTGGAGTTCGTGGTCCGCCAGACCATCTCCGTGCTGGTGGAACGGCTGCCGTTCGTGACCCTGCTCCTGCGCCTGCGCGGGAACACGGAGATCGAACGGGACGCGCTGGAACGGCGGCGGACCTTCGACCACAAGGTCGCCGCCCTGATTTCGGAGGCCCGGGACGTGGGGTCCCTGCGCCAGGACATCGACCCCCGCACCGTCACACGCCTGCTTTTCGGCACGATCAACTCGATCGTCGAGTGGTACAAGCCCGGCGGCTCGCTCTCGCCGGAGAAGCTGGCCGACGACGTCATCACCATGGCGTTCCACGGCCTCCACGCCCCGCAGTGA
- a CDS encoding hotdog fold thioesterase: protein MAGLTVSGESHPILKDDYASEWMGIDVVALDDGHATVRMTLRQEMLNGFGMAHGGMIFAFGDTAFALACNPVQPPPGEDANITVAAGVDINFLRPAFRGQVLTAVANRRASTGRSGLYDIQIYAADPADTADTAPDRELPAGAAPAATLPGQLPADTAPGELIAEFRGRSRTISKKQK, encoded by the coding sequence ATGGCTGGACTGACAGTTTCCGGGGAATCCCATCCCATCCTGAAGGACGACTATGCCTCGGAATGGATGGGGATCGACGTCGTCGCGCTCGACGACGGGCACGCCACTGTCCGCATGACCCTCCGCCAGGAAATGCTCAACGGCTTCGGCATGGCCCACGGCGGAATGATCTTCGCCTTCGGCGACACCGCCTTCGCACTGGCGTGCAATCCCGTCCAACCACCGCCGGGCGAGGACGCCAATATCACCGTTGCCGCCGGCGTCGACATCAACTTCCTGCGGCCGGCGTTCCGCGGACAGGTGCTGACCGCCGTCGCAAACCGCCGGGCCAGCACCGGGCGCAGCGGCCTGTACGACATCCAGATCTACGCCGCCGATCCCGCCGACACCGCCGACACCGCTCCGGACAGGGAGCTCCCCGCGGGCGCGGCACCGGCTGCCACCCTCCCCGGCCAGCTGCCGGCCGACACCGCCCCGGGCGAACTCATCGCCGAGTTCCGCGGCCGCAGCCGTACCATCTCCAAGAAACAGAAATAG
- the paaK gene encoding phenylacetate--CoA ligase PaaK → MTQETVATAADAVLDREETISRDELEALQLSRLQHTVAYAYDRVPLYKRKFDEIGVHPSDLRELADLGKFPFTTKEDLRLEYPFGMFAVPQREVVRIHASSGTTGRATVVGYTKQDLADWAKLVARCFRAAGVRPGMKVHNAYGYGLFTGGMGAHAGAEALGCTVIPISGGQTERQITLIQDFEPDVILATPTYLLTIADAMVRQGIDPASTSLKYAVLGAEPWTEEMRHELEVTMNIKACDIYGLSEVMGPGVAGEAVETQDGSHIWEDHFRPEIIDPFNPAVGVDSVLGDGEHGELVFTSLTKEALPIIRYRTKDLTRLLPGTARPAHRRMGRITGRSDDMIILRGVNLFPSQIEEIALRIPELSPHFQLELARPEGQRMDELTVKIERRESVPREGSAAAAKALQQQIKIQVGSTCRVDVVDPGSLERSNGKLRRIYDLRPKP, encoded by the coding sequence ATGACCCAAGAAACCGTCGCCACCGCCGCTGATGCCGTTCTGGACCGCGAGGAAACCATCTCGCGCGACGAGCTCGAGGCACTGCAGCTCAGCCGCCTCCAGCACACGGTGGCGTACGCCTACGACCGTGTCCCCCTGTACAAGCGCAAGTTCGACGAGATCGGCGTCCACCCGTCGGACCTCCGCGAACTCGCCGATCTCGGCAAGTTCCCGTTCACCACCAAGGAAGACCTGCGGCTGGAGTACCCCTTCGGCATGTTCGCCGTGCCGCAGCGCGAGGTGGTCCGGATCCACGCCAGCTCGGGCACGACGGGCCGTGCCACGGTGGTCGGCTACACCAAGCAGGACCTCGCCGACTGGGCCAAGCTTGTGGCACGCTGCTTCCGTGCCGCCGGGGTCCGTCCCGGCATGAAGGTCCATAACGCCTACGGCTATGGCCTGTTCACCGGCGGCATGGGCGCCCACGCCGGCGCCGAAGCCCTGGGCTGCACGGTCATCCCGATCTCCGGGGGCCAGACGGAACGGCAGATCACGCTCATCCAGGATTTCGAACCCGACGTCATCCTGGCCACGCCGACGTACCTGCTCACGATTGCCGATGCCATGGTCAGGCAGGGCATCGACCCTGCTTCCACCTCACTGAAGTACGCGGTTCTCGGCGCCGAGCCGTGGACCGAGGAGATGCGCCACGAGCTGGAAGTGACGATGAACATCAAGGCCTGCGACATCTACGGCCTCTCCGAGGTCATGGGCCCCGGCGTCGCCGGTGAAGCCGTGGAAACGCAGGACGGCAGCCACATCTGGGAGGATCACTTCCGGCCCGAGATCATCGACCCCTTCAACCCGGCGGTCGGGGTGGATTCGGTCCTCGGCGACGGCGAACACGGCGAGCTGGTCTTCACCTCGCTTACCAAGGAAGCGCTGCCGATCATCCGGTACCGCACCAAGGACCTCACGCGGCTGCTGCCCGGTACGGCCCGCCCCGCTCACCGCCGCATGGGCCGGATCACGGGCCGCAGCGACGACATGATCATCCTGCGCGGGGTCAACCTGTTCCCCTCGCAGATCGAGGAGATCGCGCTGCGGATCCCCGAGCTGAGCCCGCACTTCCAGCTAGAACTCGCCCGCCCTGAGGGCCAGCGCATGGACGAGCTCACGGTGAAGATTGAACGCCGCGAATCCGTTCCGCGGGAGGGCAGCGCGGCCGCGGCCAAGGCGCTGCAGCAGCAGATCAAGATCCAGGTGGGTTCGACTTGCCGGGTGGACGTCGTGGATCCGGGCTCGCTGGAACGGTCCAACGGCAAGCTGCGCCGGATCTATGACCTGCGGCCCAAGCCCTGA
- the paaZ gene encoding phenylacetic acid degradation bifunctional protein PaaZ, giving the protein MTTTATAPESTLDTVGIVPSFIRDSWWTPAAGSGAAAAPVLDASTGELLAKVSTEGLDLAAVVDYGRSTGQAELGKLTFHQRALKLKELAQYLNGRREEFYALSAQTGATKIDSLIDIDGGIGVLFTFGSKGRRELPNAQVVVDGPMEVLSRDGSFAGEHIYTRIPGVAVQINAFNFPVWGMLEKLAPAFLAGVPTIVKPATPTGYVAAGVVKAIDESGILPKGSLQLISGSARTLLDHLDYRDLVAFTGSASTANTLKNHPNVLRGGVRFTSETDSLNAAILGPDAVKGTPEFDAFIKSLVTEMTAKAGQKCTSIRRAIVPQERVPDVVAAVGDRIRERVVLGDPRAEGVTMGALASREQLADVRAAVQSMLDAGGELAYGTLDSPKVTRADGTVGVVEDGAFMAPVLLSWADPEADEVHSLEAFGPVSSVIGYADLADAVRLAARGGGSLVATVCTNDPDVARDLVTGIAAHHGRVLMLNREDARSSTGHGSPVPHLVHGGPGRAGGGEELGGIRSVMHHMQRTAIQGSPNMLTAITGIWHTGADRNFTLETEGQHPFRKSLSALHIGDAIRSGLREVSLEEITKFANSTGDTFYAHTNQEAAAANPFFPGIVAHGYLLLAWGAGLFVEPAPGPVLANYGLENLRFITPVAAGDSIRVTLTAKKITPRETDEYGEVAWDAVLTNQNDEIVATYDVLTLVEK; this is encoded by the coding sequence ATGACCACCACTGCAACTGCTCCGGAATCCACACTAGACACCGTCGGGATCGTTCCCAGCTTCATCCGGGATTCTTGGTGGACTCCCGCCGCCGGTTCCGGGGCAGCTGCGGCTCCCGTCCTTGACGCAAGCACCGGGGAGCTCCTGGCGAAGGTGAGCACCGAGGGCCTGGACCTTGCCGCCGTCGTCGACTACGGACGCTCGACCGGGCAGGCGGAACTGGGCAAGCTGACCTTCCACCAGCGCGCACTCAAACTCAAGGAACTGGCGCAGTACCTCAACGGCCGCCGCGAGGAGTTCTACGCGCTCTCGGCGCAGACCGGTGCCACCAAGATCGACTCCCTGATCGACATCGACGGCGGCATCGGCGTGCTCTTCACGTTCGGCTCCAAGGGCCGGCGTGAACTGCCCAACGCCCAGGTGGTGGTGGACGGCCCCATGGAGGTGCTGTCCCGGGACGGCTCCTTCGCCGGCGAGCACATCTACACCCGGATCCCGGGCGTTGCCGTCCAGATCAATGCCTTCAACTTCCCCGTCTGGGGCATGCTCGAGAAGCTCGCTCCCGCGTTCCTGGCCGGTGTGCCCACCATCGTCAAGCCCGCCACCCCCACCGGCTATGTGGCAGCCGGAGTGGTCAAGGCGATCGACGAGTCGGGCATCCTGCCGAAGGGCTCGCTGCAGCTGATCTCGGGCTCCGCCCGGACGCTGCTGGACCACCTCGATTACCGTGACCTCGTGGCCTTCACCGGCTCCGCCTCCACCGCCAACACGCTCAAGAACCACCCGAACGTCCTCCGGGGCGGGGTCCGCTTCACCTCGGAAACCGACTCGCTGAACGCGGCGATCCTGGGGCCGGACGCCGTCAAGGGCACGCCGGAATTCGACGCCTTCATCAAATCCCTGGTCACCGAGATGACGGCCAAGGCTGGCCAGAAGTGCACCTCGATCCGCCGCGCCATCGTCCCGCAGGAACGTGTGCCGGACGTCGTTGCCGCTGTGGGGGACCGGATCCGCGAGCGCGTCGTGCTCGGCGACCCCCGGGCCGAAGGCGTCACGATGGGGGCCCTGGCTTCCCGCGAGCAGCTCGCCGACGTCCGGGCGGCGGTGCAGTCCATGCTCGACGCCGGCGGCGAACTCGCGTACGGAACCCTCGACTCGCCGAAAGTCACCCGCGCCGACGGGACAGTGGGTGTCGTCGAGGACGGCGCCTTCATGGCTCCCGTGCTTTTGAGCTGGGCCGATCCCGAAGCCGACGAGGTCCACTCGCTTGAGGCGTTCGGCCCGGTCTCCTCCGTCATCGGCTATGCGGACCTGGCCGACGCCGTCCGTCTCGCCGCCCGCGGCGGCGGTTCGCTGGTCGCCACCGTCTGCACCAATGATCCGGACGTCGCCCGCGACCTCGTGACCGGCATCGCTGCCCACCACGGCCGCGTCCTGATGCTCAACCGGGAGGACGCCCGGAGCTCCACCGGCCACGGCTCGCCGGTCCCGCACCTGGTCCACGGCGGTCCCGGCCGCGCCGGCGGCGGGGAGGAGCTCGGCGGCATCCGCTCTGTCATGCACCACATGCAGCGCACTGCCATCCAGGGCTCGCCCAACATGCTCACGGCCATCACGGGCATCTGGCACACCGGAGCCGACCGCAATTTCACCCTGGAGACTGAAGGCCAGCACCCGTTCCGGAAGTCACTGAGCGCCCTGCACATCGGCGACGCCATCCGCTCCGGGCTGCGCGAAGTCTCGCTGGAAGAGATCACCAAATTCGCCAACTCCACGGGCGACACCTTCTACGCCCACACCAACCAGGAGGCCGCGGCCGCCAACCCCTTCTTCCCGGGCATCGTGGCGCACGGCTACCTGCTGTTGGCCTGGGGTGCCGGACTGTTCGTGGAGCCGGCACCGGGCCCCGTGCTGGCGAACTACGGCCTTGAAAACCTGCGCTTCATCACTCCGGTGGCTGCCGGGGACTCCATCCGGGTCACGCTGACGGCCAAGAAAATCACGCCGCGGGAGACCGACGAGTACGGCGAGGTGGCGTGGGACGCCGTCCTGACCAACCAGAATGACGAGATCGTGGCCACCTACGACGTCCTCACCCTCGTGGAGAAGTAG
- a CDS encoding DUF427 domain-containing protein, which yields MGIFPQLRYEPTAKRIRAGLDGNVLIDTMRACLVWEPQRVTPLFAVPEPELRAELETPALPAPAVEEHAFALRKGAPATSLDPGTAFGRHTCAGEELDVVTAGARVPRAAFRPADPDLAGYVVLEFAPFNWLEDDEEIIGYPRDPFHRVDVRASSVEVGVALDGLTLASTSRAQLLYETMLPVRYYIPPADVHWDLLEESPKRTVCPYKGQARYWSHPRSGQGRDIAWSYDRQFIDAAQIHGLICFFNERVDLTVGGVLQPRPVSPWSRRSGSPGAL from the coding sequence ATGGGCATTTTCCCGCAGTTGCGTTACGAACCCACTGCCAAAAGGATCCGGGCGGGCCTTGACGGAAACGTACTCATCGACACGATGCGGGCCTGCCTGGTGTGGGAGCCGCAGCGGGTCACGCCCCTCTTTGCCGTGCCGGAGCCGGAACTGCGGGCAGAGCTCGAGACACCGGCCTTGCCCGCGCCCGCCGTCGAGGAGCACGCCTTCGCCCTTCGGAAAGGCGCGCCCGCCACATCGCTCGACCCGGGAACGGCGTTCGGCAGGCACACCTGCGCCGGCGAGGAACTCGACGTGGTGACGGCTGGGGCAAGGGTACCCCGGGCGGCCTTCCGGCCGGCGGACCCGGACCTGGCCGGCTATGTGGTGCTGGAATTCGCCCCCTTCAACTGGCTTGAAGACGACGAGGAGATCATCGGCTACCCCCGCGATCCGTTCCACCGTGTAGACGTCCGGGCATCCTCCGTGGAGGTGGGTGTGGCGCTGGACGGCCTGACGCTCGCCAGCACGAGCCGGGCGCAGCTGCTCTACGAGACGATGCTCCCGGTGCGGTACTACATCCCGCCCGCGGACGTGCATTGGGACCTGCTGGAGGAAAGCCCGAAGCGGACCGTCTGCCCCTACAAGGGCCAGGCCCGCTACTGGAGCCATCCGCGTTCCGGGCAGGGGCGGGACATCGCGTGGAGCTACGACCGGCAGTTCATTGATGCCGCCCAGATCCACGGCCTCATCTGTTTCTTCAACGAGCGGGTCGACTTGACGGTGGGAGGCGTGCTGCAGCCGCGCCCCGTGTCGCCATGGTCCCGCCGGAGCGGCAGTCCGGGGGCACTTTGA
- a CDS encoding PaaI family thioesterase: MTPEPRNAELWKITLGELDEKMGVKIVEESVERVVATMPVEGNRQSFGLLHGGASLAVGEAVGSWAAVIHASTLGKTAVGVDVSATHHKSAREGIITVTATPIHLGGTLTTHEVVITNEGGQRLCTLRITNLLLDRKA, translated from the coding sequence ATGACGCCCGAGCCGCGCAATGCCGAGCTGTGGAAGATCACGCTCGGGGAACTCGACGAGAAGATGGGTGTGAAGATCGTCGAGGAATCAGTCGAGCGCGTTGTTGCGACCATGCCCGTGGAGGGAAACCGCCAGTCCTTCGGGCTCCTTCATGGCGGCGCCTCGCTGGCCGTCGGGGAGGCGGTGGGCTCCTGGGCGGCGGTCATTCACGCCAGTACCCTCGGGAAAACTGCGGTGGGCGTGGACGTTTCGGCCACGCACCACAAGTCCGCCCGCGAGGGAATCATCACGGTCACAGCCACCCCCATCCACCTGGGCGGGACCCTGACCACCCACGAAGTCGTGATCACCAACGAGGGCGGCCAGCGGCTGTGCACCCTGCGGATCACCAATCTGTTGCTGGACCGCAAGGCCTGA
- a CDS encoding trypsin-like serine protease gives MKTPKFQLAVRAVSAAALALTGSFCAVPAFAGGEPEPATTGSRAGAPVLFPATALPAPTGPSSPAAVVPPVPSEKGLAQAVLRDLGMTLAEFNAAGEQARRAADALPSLQKLPGFAAVRLDGGKIVVEGAGVELQSRVAELNRTGRGDFVLAAPAPVPVKKQASANAPQPQNGTAAREAKPTTPDARSAADLVATSTEQLFEAFVRDVGTAGLQAVAYSGGHFVIRTGGENAAEAAQPAPTATAQSAKVRGKVSPADFVARYANVALEKGSAIATEEELFGGQGYVTDANAICSAGFGAFSPAGRPVVLTAGHCAQDGNAKTASVEPRTSAPASGATAPSSPPYPALGTFGFSQFGGEQSSWITGDEDNPDNVGTDIAVIESLRKGLGVQPAATVWAPGEAADPGASAVKIIGTVAPFEGQQVCRSGRTTGWSCGTVQELGIYVVGGTTADPADLRAFHGFLSQDVQSSGGDSGGPWISGNFAVGTHSAGDGAGSTGNFAIATTLEDSLARIPGGLELQLFLNKPELSTPAGQTLTAGQPVTGRVPAAPASAVAANSTVRVTISGDPAAAPLEVPVDASGNWSFPAPSTKGPLRFSAETVNGFSRSGKASFSIEVSDLAAPVITSPAEGAALTGVDRIDGTGTPGLTVKLSGDATGTDTVSPDGRWSIRVAGKPVYGQLAVTATQVAPKHADSPPAIRTFTVAPPAPALSTVREGAKFEQESLPRTISGTGVDGAAVTVTIDGTPAGTTTAEGGRWSLPFPAGLAPGPHVISASQAVEGVVSEPLVATFVITAPAEPAAPATPATPVAPAEPAAPAAPAAGADGAAPAAPAAGVAKAPAPAAVVPAGTPAGPDQLASTGAGSLLPAAGLAAASLLLGALFLVLGRRKPTAAKRQA, from the coding sequence GTGAAGACTCCGAAGTTTCAGCTGGCCGTGCGGGCAGTGTCCGCGGCCGCCCTCGCCCTGACCGGATCGTTCTGTGCCGTCCCGGCGTTCGCGGGTGGGGAGCCGGAACCCGCGACGACGGGGTCTCGGGCGGGCGCGCCCGTGTTGTTTCCCGCAACCGCTCTGCCGGCCCCGACGGGCCCCTCGTCGCCGGCTGCAGTGGTGCCGCCGGTCCCGAGCGAGAAGGGCCTCGCACAGGCCGTCCTGCGCGATCTCGGCATGACCCTGGCCGAGTTCAATGCCGCGGGCGAACAGGCCAGGCGCGCCGCTGACGCGTTGCCGTCACTGCAGAAACTTCCCGGCTTCGCTGCCGTCCGGCTGGATGGCGGCAAAATCGTCGTCGAGGGCGCCGGAGTGGAGCTGCAGTCCCGGGTGGCAGAGTTGAACCGTACGGGACGGGGAGATTTCGTCCTCGCGGCACCCGCCCCCGTCCCGGTGAAGAAGCAAGCGTCTGCAAATGCGCCGCAGCCCCAAAACGGGACCGCAGCGCGCGAGGCCAAACCCACAACGCCCGACGCCCGTTCGGCCGCGGATCTTGTAGCCACCAGCACGGAGCAGCTGTTCGAGGCCTTCGTCCGCGACGTCGGCACTGCCGGGCTGCAGGCCGTCGCCTACTCGGGCGGCCACTTCGTCATCCGCACCGGCGGAGAGAACGCAGCGGAAGCGGCGCAACCGGCACCGACCGCCACCGCACAATCCGCAAAGGTGCGCGGCAAGGTCTCGCCGGCGGACTTCGTGGCCCGCTACGCCAATGTGGCGCTGGAGAAAGGCTCGGCGATTGCCACGGAGGAGGAGCTCTTCGGCGGCCAAGGCTATGTCACCGACGCTAACGCCATCTGTTCCGCCGGCTTCGGCGCCTTCAGTCCCGCCGGCCGGCCGGTGGTGCTGACGGCCGGGCACTGCGCCCAGGACGGTAACGCCAAAACCGCAAGTGTGGAGCCGCGGACCTCTGCCCCGGCGTCCGGAGCGACGGCGCCGTCGTCCCCGCCCTACCCGGCACTCGGCACCTTCGGTTTCAGCCAGTTCGGTGGTGAGCAGAGCTCCTGGATCACCGGCGATGAGGACAACCCGGACAACGTGGGAACTGACATCGCGGTCATTGAATCACTCCGGAAGGGCCTGGGCGTCCAGCCGGCAGCGACGGTGTGGGCCCCCGGCGAGGCGGCCGACCCCGGAGCCAGCGCCGTCAAGATCATCGGAACGGTCGCCCCGTTCGAAGGCCAGCAGGTCTGCCGCTCCGGACGGACCACCGGCTGGTCCTGCGGCACGGTGCAGGAGCTGGGAATCTACGTCGTCGGCGGCACCACCGCTGATCCGGCCGACCTCCGCGCGTTCCACGGCTTCCTGTCCCAGGACGTCCAGTCCAGCGGCGGCGACTCCGGCGGCCCCTGGATCAGTGGCAACTTTGCGGTGGGGACCCACTCCGCCGGTGACGGCGCGGGATCCACCGGCAACTTCGCCATCGCGACAACGCTGGAGGACTCGCTCGCACGGATTCCCGGGGGCCTCGAGCTCCAGCTGTTCCTGAACAAGCCGGAACTCTCGACACCGGCAGGCCAGACATTGACGGCGGGCCAGCCGGTCACCGGTCGTGTTCCGGCGGCCCCCGCTTCCGCCGTGGCCGCGAATTCGACAGTCCGCGTGACCATCTCCGGCGACCCCGCTGCTGCGCCGCTCGAAGTCCCGGTGGACGCCTCGGGAAACTGGTCCTTCCCGGCGCCCTCAACCAAGGGTCCCCTCCGCTTTTCAGCCGAAACCGTGAACGGATTCAGCCGGTCGGGGAAGGCCTCCTTCTCGATCGAGGTCTCTGACCTGGCCGCACCCGTCATTACCAGTCCTGCTGAAGGCGCGGCCCTGACCGGCGTGGACCGCATCGACGGCACCGGAACGCCCGGACTCACGGTAAAGCTGTCCGGCGACGCCACCGGCACGGACACGGTCTCGCCGGACGGCCGCTGGAGCATCCGTGTGGCCGGCAAGCCGGTGTACGGCCAGCTCGCCGTGACCGCGACGCAGGTTGCCCCCAAGCATGCTGACAGCCCTCCAGCCATCCGCACCTTCACCGTCGCCCCGCCGGCGCCCGCCCTCTCTACCGTCCGTGAAGGGGCGAAGTTCGAACAGGAATCGCTTCCGCGGACCATTTCGGGAACCGGCGTCGACGGCGCCGCGGTGACCGTCACGATCGACGGCACGCCGGCCGGCACCACCACTGCAGAGGGCGGCCGCTGGAGCCTTCCGTTCCCGGCAGGCCTGGCTCCCGGACCCCACGTAATCTCCGCCAGCCAGGCGGTCGAGGGTGTGGTGTCCGAGCCGTTGGTCGCTACTTTCGTCATCACTGCGCCCGCGGAACCTGCAGCGCCGGCAACGCCCGCAACCCCGGTTGCTCCAGCCGAACCTGCTGCGCCGGCTGCGCCGGCGGCTGGTGCGGACGGCGCGGCACCTGCGGCCCCCGCGGCGGGGGTTGCCAAAGCTCCGGCGCCGGCCGCCGTCGTGCCTGCCGGCACGCCCGCCGGGCCCGACCAGCTGGCCAGTACCGGTGCCGGCTCTCTCCTGCCGGCAGCCGGGCTGGCCGCGGCTTCGCTCCTACTGGGGGCGCTGTTCCTGGTGCTCGGCCGGCGCAAACCGACGGCGGCGAAGCGGCAGGCCTAA